One window of the Archaeoglobus sulfaticallidus PM70-1 genome contains the following:
- a CDS encoding YeiH family protein has product MSELKIRAMKIMPGLAFSSALAVVAIILAHIVNKYVAISPLILAIVVGMIFRNTVGLPEVFSQGMQFSLKRVLRIAIILLGLKLSIAEILQVGSKGLIVVVVSVTLTLAFSIWIGKRFRISEELATLIGTGVSICGASAAIAIAGVINARDRNVAFAIATVTVFGTVAMFLYPVLASVMGLSSTVYGVWAGASIHEVAQVVAAGYAVSDESGNIATIVKLSRVVLLAPVAVILGIAFARKSAGGFSFRSVPVPYFIFGFIAMIFINSMAIIPDQITRMLIQIDNFMLAVAMAAMGLNTSFREMRETGITPFYVGFIVWIFIATISYALIVILY; this is encoded by the coding sequence ATGAGTGAGCTGAAAATTAGAGCTATGAAGATTATGCCTGGTCTGGCTTTCTCAAGCGCACTTGCAGTAGTAGCTATTATTTTAGCCCATATCGTGAACAAATATGTCGCAATTTCACCTCTTATACTTGCCATAGTTGTCGGAATGATTTTCAGAAATACTGTGGGCCTTCCAGAAGTGTTCAGCCAGGGCATGCAATTTTCACTGAAGCGCGTACTGAGAATAGCCATCATCTTGCTTGGTCTAAAGCTCAGCATCGCAGAAATCCTCCAAGTTGGCAGCAAGGGGTTAATCGTGGTTGTTGTGAGTGTTACACTAACTCTGGCATTTTCAATCTGGATAGGTAAACGCTTCAGGATTTCGGAGGAGCTTGCGACGCTCATCGGTACTGGTGTTAGCATCTGTGGTGCATCGGCAGCAATTGCAATAGCAGGTGTTATTAACGCCAGAGACCGAAATGTTGCCTTCGCCATAGCAACAGTAACAGTCTTTGGCACTGTGGCAATGTTCCTCTATCCTGTACTGGCCAGTGTCATGGGCCTATCCAGCACGGTTTATGGTGTGTGGGCTGGTGCAAGCATACACGAGGTTGCACAGGTTGTGGCTGCAGGCTATGCTGTTAGCGATGAGAGCGGTAATATCGCAACCATAGTCAAGCTCTCAAGAGTTGTCCTTCTTGCACCTGTGGCAGTAATCCTCGGCATTGCCTTTGCCCGGAAGAGTGCAGGTGGCTTTAGCTTTAGATCAGTGCCAGTACCGTACTTCATCTTCGGCTTTATAGCAATGATTTTCATAAATTCGATGGCCATAATTCCCGATCAGATAACAAGAATGCTGATTCAGATTGACAATTTCATGCTTGCAGTAGCTATGGCTGCCATGGGTCTGAACACAAGCTTCCGTGAGATGCGGGAGACGGGGATAACACCATTCTACGTTGGATTTATTGTGTGGATATTTATAGCAACAATTTCCTATGCGTTAATTGTAATTTTATATTAA
- a CDS encoding RNA ligase partner protein produces the protein MRQRFVLDTTALTDTGMREKEGFESICDSTNKLLTFIAKARLKLDISCYIPYPTVYNELLSFLKRYNCDEDVIAKMDTWLVKKTPNRYEVKIPAAIFYEYVLTMRQKINQGKKLAEEYLWESSAITSKLIGSKSSGDIEKEIGNLISRFRERYRVTLRGGILDSEPDIDVLLLAKELEAGVVSSDAGIRKWAEKLGLRYVEASKFPRMLREYLKAIGESED, from the coding sequence ATGAGACAGAGATTCGTACTTGACACCACAGCACTAACGGATACAGGTATGAGGGAAAAGGAGGGCTTTGAAAGCATCTGCGATTCTACAAACAAGCTTCTAACATTCATAGCGAAAGCGAGATTGAAACTGGATATAAGCTGTTATATTCCATATCCCACGGTTTATAACGAGCTTTTAAGCTTTCTTAAGAGATATAACTGCGATGAGGATGTAATTGCTAAAATGGATACTTGGCTTGTGAAGAAAACTCCGAACAGATATGAGGTTAAGATTCCTGCAGCAATCTTTTACGAGTATGTGCTCACAATGAGACAGAAGATAAATCAGGGTAAAAAGCTCGCTGAAGAATACCTCTGGGAAAGTTCTGCAATAACTTCCAAGCTTATAGGGTCAAAAAGCTCTGGGGACATCGAAAAAGAGATCGGAAACTTAATAAGCAGGTTCAGGGAGAGGTACAGGGTTACGCTCAGAGGGGGAATACTCGACAGCGAGCCTGACATAGATGTGCTTTTGCTCGCCAAGGAACTTGAGGCTGGAGTCGTGAGCAGTGATGCTGGCATAAGGAAGTGGGCTGAGAAACTTGGGTTAAGGTATGTTGAGGCATCAAAGTTTCCTAGAATGCTCAGAGAATATTTAAAAGCAATTGGTGAGTCTGAGGATTAG
- a CDS encoding universal stress protein, producing MAGGCGSVDIDNFRIIVATDGTEASEKAVRFAVELARSLDYDLHAVSVVCNQLKRQKAEETLDYIKKMHPRTHVAVKEGKPAEEIVSYAKEINANLIVVGSGDKSRLERLFIGSVSEKVVRHAKTSVLVARSSALPKRVLVTTDGSECSNRALRWVQKLKERIPFEVTVLHVMDTSDPAPSQLYLEELQRRRDCALGAAREIFGDSAEYVSMKGHPVFVIVAISADYDLVVLGSHGRSGIDYLLLGSVAERVVRFSRTSTLVLRNKKLNTE from the coding sequence ATGGCAGGAGGATGTGGATCTGTAGATATTGACAACTTCAGGATTATAGTAGCAACGGATGGAACCGAAGCATCTGAAAAGGCTGTTAGATTTGCAGTGGAACTGGCAAGGTCCCTGGATTACGATTTACATGCAGTTTCGGTGGTTTGCAACCAGTTGAAGAGGCAGAAGGCTGAAGAAACTCTCGATTATATTAAGAAGATGCATCCCAGGACTCATGTTGCTGTTAAAGAGGGAAAACCAGCCGAGGAGATAGTTTCATACGCGAAGGAGATCAACGCAAATCTGATAGTCGTTGGATCCGGTGACAAGTCAAGACTCGAGAGGTTGTTTATAGGGAGCGTTTCTGAAAAAGTTGTACGTCATGCTAAGACATCAGTGCTTGTTGCACGCTCATCAGCGCTTCCAAAGCGTGTGCTGGTTACTACAGATGGATCAGAGTGTTCGAACCGTGCACTGAGGTGGGTGCAGAAGCTGAAGGAACGCATACCTTTCGAGGTAACTGTGCTGCATGTGATGGATACATCTGATCCAGCTCCATCACAGCTGTATCTCGAGGAGCTGCAGCGTCGCAGGGATTGCGCCCTTGGTGCAGCCAGGGAAATCTTTGGAGATTCTGCAGAGTATGTTTCTATGAAGGGACACCCTGTGTTCGTCATTGTGGCCATATCGGCAGATTACGATCTCGTGGTACTGGGTTCACACGGGAGAAGTGGCATAGACTATCTGCTTCTTGGAAGTGTTGCCGAGAGGGTTGTGCGGTTCTCTCGAACAAGCACGCTGGTACTGAGGAACAAAAAGTTAAATACGGAGTAA
- a CDS encoding TrmB family transcriptional regulator, with the protein MEIDIDESFINALRDYGLTAYEARAYYVLLAAGEATAGAVAKLSGVPQQRIYDTLASLERKGFIQARHTNPKRYAALSVRRALTNRIRQLRAEFDAREQELKERIDDLEKRAPKPKAGGSGSHVWVVEGEEAIIARILEMIRSAEKSVKLAGERPLFTLNCKGVFRKYLPEGVKLYALGKFEKVCRDEIRSVGGEIHDVESYCHYLLIVDDSRLLIVYFDDDGIPHGLYTENEGIIRPHVLFFDQIWEMHSESVSKPQKYTFYFKRDLANDPA; encoded by the coding sequence ATGGAGATTGATATAGATGAGAGCTTCATCAATGCCCTCCGCGATTACGGGCTGACAGCCTATGAAGCGAGGGCATACTACGTACTTCTGGCTGCAGGAGAAGCTACTGCCGGAGCTGTCGCGAAATTATCTGGAGTTCCACAGCAGCGTATTTACGATACACTTGCATCGCTTGAACGGAAGGGTTTCATTCAGGCCAGACACACAAACCCGAAAAGATATGCTGCACTGAGCGTTCGCCGGGCTCTTACCAACCGCATAAGGCAACTTCGTGCAGAATTCGACGCTCGAGAACAGGAGCTCAAGGAACGCATCGACGATCTCGAAAAACGTGCGCCCAAGCCAAAAGCAGGTGGTAGCGGTTCACACGTATGGGTGGTTGAAGGAGAAGAGGCGATCATCGCCCGCATTCTGGAAATGATTCGCAGTGCAGAAAAGAGTGTTAAGCTTGCTGGAGAGCGCCCCCTTTTTACACTGAACTGCAAGGGAGTATTCAGGAAATATCTGCCAGAAGGTGTAAAGCTATACGCACTGGGCAAATTCGAGAAGGTGTGCAGGGACGAGATCCGCAGTGTCGGCGGGGAAATTCATGATGTGGAATCTTACTGCCACTACCTCCTTATAGTGGACGATTCCAGGCTGCTCATAGTTTACTTCGATGATGATGGTATTCCCCACGGACTTTACACTGAAAACGAGGGAATTATACGCCCTCATGTTCTTTTCTTTGACCAGATCTGGGAGATGCATAGTGAATCAGTTAGCAAACCTCAAAAATATACTTTCTATTTTAAGCGTGATCTTGCCAACGATCCAGCCTAA
- a CDS encoding aminodeoxychorismate/anthranilate synthase component II — MIVLIDNRDSFVWNLAEYTSLFDRVRVVDNGIKLYELKKMDPDGIIISPGPGSPERREDIGNCAEIVIEMDVPILGICLGHQIIAHAFGGLVGRIKPVHGKKSLIMHDGKTIFSDVQNPIFGGRYHSLAVKKVPKGFEISAITCDGTIMGIRCKNRPIEGLQFHPESVLTEFERKEGLKIIKNFVRLCK, encoded by the coding sequence ATGATCGTTTTAATCGATAATAGGGATTCATTCGTGTGGAATCTTGCAGAATATACTTCTCTATTTGACAGAGTAAGGGTAGTCGATAATGGAATAAAGCTGTATGAACTTAAAAAGATGGATCCGGATGGAATAATCATCTCTCCTGGTCCGGGATCTCCTGAACGGAGAGAGGATATTGGTAACTGTGCTGAGATTGTGATCGAGATGGATGTACCGATCTTGGGAATCTGTTTGGGTCATCAGATTATAGCCCATGCTTTTGGGGGACTCGTTGGAAGAATAAAGCCAGTTCATGGAAAGAAGAGCCTGATCATGCACGATGGAAAAACAATATTCTCTGATGTCCAAAACCCGATTTTTGGGGGGAGATATCACTCCCTTGCAGTCAAAAAAGTTCCAAAGGGATTTGAGATCTCGGCCATCACTTGCGATGGAACCATTATGGGTATAAGGTGTAAGAACAGGCCCATTGAGGGCTTGCAGTTTCATCCGGAGAGTGTACTCACAGAATTTGAGAGGAAAGAGGGTTTGAAAATAATCAAAAATTTTGTGAGGTTGTGCAAATGA
- a CDS encoding anthranilate synthase component I — MLFHKIEYVEPEKLYCVLRDDSYPFILESADKNELKARHTYISSNPEYIVQINKSGMKINRKRVSKVSNPFKALKNLINGCVGGERFVGGLVGYIPYQAVYNYIDGDLSEPAVFGFYPHVFVYDNFARTLYYNGDREYAEQVVSRAKSIEIETENGESNILSTDADRDDFVEMVYRAKDYILAGDAFQIVLSREYAVDTELTPFEFYRNLKRINPSPYMFLFEFEKAIAGASPETMASVIGNIVKINPIAGTIKRGKDGEEDEILIKKLMSDEKEIAEHIMLLDLARNDVRKVSRSGSVSVSRYMEVVKYSHVIHIESEVCGVLEDGKTAFDAMESAFPAGTLTGAPKIRAMEIIRELERSQRVVYGGCVGYFSSNGWADMAIAIRMAEFDGKCRVRAGAGIVSDSVPENEYYETERKMSAVLKALNLSCVEV, encoded by the coding sequence ATGCTTTTCCACAAAATCGAGTATGTAGAGCCCGAAAAACTGTACTGTGTTCTGAGAGATGACAGCTATCCATTTATTCTTGAATCTGCGGATAAGAATGAGCTGAAAGCCAGACATACTTATATCTCATCAAATCCTGAGTACATAGTTCAGATAAATAAAAGTGGGATGAAGATAAATCGAAAGCGAGTATCCAAGGTGAGCAACCCATTCAAAGCTCTGAAGAACTTGATTAATGGCTGTGTTGGTGGAGAAAGATTCGTTGGGGGTCTTGTAGGATATATTCCCTATCAGGCGGTTTACAATTACATCGACGGAGACCTCAGTGAACCAGCAGTCTTTGGATTTTATCCTCATGTTTTTGTTTACGACAATTTTGCGAGGACACTGTATTATAATGGAGACAGGGAGTATGCTGAGCAGGTGGTTTCTAGGGCTAAAAGTATTGAGATCGAAACAGAGAACGGAGAATCAAATATACTGAGTACAGATGCTGATAGAGATGATTTTGTCGAAATGGTGTATCGGGCTAAGGACTACATCCTTGCGGGAGATGCATTTCAGATAGTTCTGTCGAGGGAATATGCTGTGGACACAGAGCTAACACCCTTCGAATTTTACAGAAACCTTAAAAGGATAAATCCAAGTCCGTATATGTTCCTTTTTGAATTTGAAAAAGCCATTGCTGGAGCATCCCCGGAAACAATGGCATCTGTTATCGGGAACATCGTAAAAATAAATCCAATTGCAGGGACGATTAAAAGAGGAAAAGATGGGGAAGAGGATGAGATTCTCATAAAAAAACTCATGAGTGATGAGAAAGAGATTGCTGAACACATAATGCTTCTCGATCTTGCGAGAAATGATGTCCGGAAGGTGTCGAGATCTGGAAGTGTTAGTGTAAGTAGGTACATGGAGGTTGTGAAGTACAGCCATGTTATCCATATCGAGAGCGAGGTATGTGGTGTTCTTGAAGATGGTAAAACGGCATTTGATGCGATGGAATCGGCATTCCCTGCAGGAACTCTTACAGGGGCACCAAAAATAAGGGCAATGGAGATAATCAGGGAGCTTGAAAGGTCTCAGAGAGTGGTATACGGGGGATGCGTGGGTTACTTCTCTTCAAACGGATGGGCTGATATGGCCATAGCCATAAGGATGGCCGAATTTGATGGTAAGTGCAGAGTGAGGGCTGGAGCAGGGATAGTCTCGGATTCGGTTCCAGAAAATGAATACTATGAGACTGAAAGGAAGATGTCTGCAGTTTTGAAGGCGCTAAATCTATCCTGTGTGGAGGTGTAG
- the trpB gene encoding tryptophan synthase subunit beta codes for MSSKGRFGEFGGRFVPEVLIPPLEELEMAYEKIKDDKSFKKELDCYLRNYAGRPTPLYYAKNLSEKHGAKIYLKREDLLHGGAHKINNTIGQALLAKYMGKKRIIAETGAGQHGVATAMAGSLFKLKTEIYMGAEDVERQKTNVFRMKLLGAEVIPVNSGTRTLKDAINEALRDWVASFESTHYLIGSVVGPHPYPTIVRDFQSVIGFETREQILKAEGSLPDTVVACVGGGSNAIGIFHAFVEDDVELIGVEAGGNGVNNSASLNSGDKGVLHGMLSYFLQNEDGQMKDTHSIAAGLDYPGVGPEHAYLRDTKRAEYVVVSDEDALNAFVELSKLEGIIPALESAHAIAHAIKIAEERGGIIVVNLSGRGDKDIFIAMEALKA; via the coding sequence GTGTCATCTAAGGGAAGATTCGGAGAGTTTGGTGGGAGATTCGTTCCCGAAGTTTTAATTCCTCCACTTGAGGAACTTGAAATGGCTTATGAGAAAATAAAGGATGATAAAAGCTTCAAAAAAGAACTGGATTGCTACCTCCGAAACTACGCTGGAAGGCCCACACCGCTCTATTATGCAAAAAATTTGAGCGAGAAGCATGGTGCCAAGATCTACCTGAAGAGGGAGGATTTGCTCCATGGGGGCGCACATAAGATAAACAACACAATCGGACAGGCTTTACTTGCGAAATACATGGGTAAAAAAAGGATTATTGCTGAAACAGGTGCTGGACAGCATGGTGTGGCAACAGCAATGGCAGGATCACTGTTTAAACTTAAAACAGAGATATACATGGGTGCTGAAGATGTTGAGAGACAGAAAACTAATGTTTTCAGGATGAAGCTTCTTGGAGCAGAGGTTATCCCAGTAAACAGCGGTACGAGAACACTGAAAGATGCAATAAATGAGGCTTTACGGGACTGGGTGGCGAGTTTTGAAAGTACACACTATCTGATAGGTTCTGTTGTAGGACCCCATCCATATCCAACGATTGTCAGGGATTTTCAGAGCGTTATCGGATTTGAAACCAGAGAACAGATCCTAAAGGCTGAAGGAAGTCTGCCAGATACCGTTGTGGCCTGTGTTGGTGGAGGGAGCAATGCGATTGGTATCTTCCACGCTTTTGTGGAGGATGATGTTGAGCTGATAGGAGTTGAGGCTGGAGGAAATGGGGTGAACAATTCAGCCTCTCTAAATTCTGGAGATAAGGGAGTATTACATGGAATGCTGTCCTATTTTTTGCAGAATGAAGATGGCCAGATGAAGGATACCCACAGCATAGCTGCTGGCCTGGATTATCCGGGAGTTGGCCCGGAACATGCATATCTGAGGGACACAAAAAGGGCTGAGTATGTGGTTGTGAGCGATGAAGATGCTTTGAATGCCTTTGTGGAGCTATCGAAGCTTGAGGGCATAATTCCGGCTCTGGAATCTGCTCACGCAATAGCGCATGCAATAAAAATCGCTGAGGAGCGTGGTGGAATAATTGTTGTGAACCTTTCTGGCAGGGGAGATAAGGACATTTTCATTGCGATGGAGGCTTTGAAAGCATGA
- a CDS encoding replication factor C large subunit yields the protein MLWVEKYRPKTLSDVVAEKKVISEIKKWAETFDSHRKPLLLAGPPGVGKTSLALAIANTYGWEAVEMNASDQRNWEIITRIVGEGAFSETLSESGEFLRSSEKRRKVIILDEVDNIHKREDAGGERALIRIIKKKPPQPLILIANDLYALSKELRGLCKLIQFRRLNVRSIAKVLKRICSIEGIKVEEGVLEEIAKNSGGDLRAAINDLQAVCEGKEFVKLEDLAIAKRTQETDVFKVLQMIFKTDNDAYSASMLLDETPEDFIWWVSENIPLEMDGEELFRALSRLSRADIFLGRVRRRQFYRLWKYAGYLMTTGIQVIKKERKGGFTRYKTPSFWMKLGYSRGRREKLKKVLAKIGKHSHMSMKKAHNEMFYLIKALMERLDDERCARISAFYEFDKEDLEFLTNAKKAERIIKIIEEKNLHMVDESNILDGFERFERKKRETERAEKADGDTNRKDVKTKGKKVKEMTLDSFF from the coding sequence ATGCTATGGGTTGAAAAATACCGTCCAAAAACACTTTCAGATGTTGTTGCTGAAAAGAAGGTAATCAGTGAGATAAAAAAATGGGCGGAGACTTTCGACTCCCACAGAAAACCGCTTTTATTGGCCGGCCCTCCGGGAGTTGGAAAGACCAGCCTCGCTCTGGCTATTGCAAACACATACGGCTGGGAAGCCGTGGAGATGAACGCAAGCGATCAGAGAAACTGGGAGATAATTACGCGAATTGTTGGAGAGGGAGCTTTCAGTGAGACTTTAAGTGAGAGCGGAGAGTTTTTGAGAAGTTCTGAGAAGAGAAGGAAGGTTATAATACTCGATGAGGTTGACAACATACATAAGAGAGAAGATGCCGGTGGAGAGAGGGCCCTTATAAGAATCATAAAGAAAAAACCACCCCAACCCCTGATTTTAATTGCCAACGACCTCTATGCTCTCTCAAAAGAATTGAGGGGTTTGTGCAAGCTTATACAGTTCAGAAGATTGAATGTCAGGTCTATAGCCAAGGTTCTCAAGAGAATTTGCAGTATTGAGGGAATAAAGGTTGAGGAGGGTGTTCTGGAGGAGATCGCCAAAAACAGCGGAGGAGATCTCAGAGCAGCCATCAACGACTTACAGGCTGTTTGCGAGGGAAAAGAGTTCGTTAAGCTCGAAGATCTGGCTATTGCGAAGAGAACTCAGGAAACAGATGTCTTCAAAGTCCTTCAGATGATCTTCAAAACGGATAACGATGCGTATTCAGCCTCCATGCTCCTCGACGAAACGCCTGAGGATTTCATATGGTGGGTCAGCGAGAACATCCCGCTTGAGATGGACGGTGAGGAGTTATTCAGAGCCTTATCAAGGCTCTCCAGAGCTGACATATTCCTTGGCAGGGTTAGAAGGAGGCAGTTTTACAGGCTGTGGAAGTATGCAGGATACCTCATGACCACAGGAATCCAGGTTATAAAAAAGGAGAGAAAGGGTGGATTTACCAGGTATAAAACTCCCTCATTCTGGATGAAGCTCGGCTACTCGAGGGGCAGAAGAGAAAAGCTGAAAAAGGTTCTGGCAAAGATCGGGAAGCATTCCCACATGTCAATGAAGAAGGCCCATAACGAAATGTTTTATCTGATAAAGGCTCTGATGGAGAGGCTGGATGATGAGAGATGTGCCAGAATCTCAGCATTTTACGAGTTCGATAAAGAAGACCTCGAATTTCTAACCAATGCCAAGAAAGCGGAGAGGATAATCAAGATAATCGAGGAAAAGAACCTACACATGGTTGACGAGAGCAACATCTTGGATGGATTTGAAAGATTCGAAAGAAAGAAAAGAGAAACAGAAAGGGCAGAAAAGGCTGATGGAGATACCAACAGAAAGGATGTCAAAACCAAGGGAAAGAAAGTTAAAGAGATGACGCTCGACTCATTCTTTTGA
- the hisS gene encoding histidine--tRNA ligase, producing the protein MKVERPRGTRDFLPDVMERRRSIERIMRETAERYGYREICTPTFEHLELFTIKSGEGIVEEIYAFKDKSGRDLALRPELTAPVMRVVVNECSVMQRPMRFYYFSNCFRYENPQKGRYREFWQFGVELVGSGSYLADLEVIVLAYNILKNLNIEFELRIGHVGLMRELFKDLSEERYRKVMRLIDKNNLEELEKLQPDYAEMVRELIALKGKREVIDLARRLVPEFDFEHLERLSNALDLLGIEYSIDFSIVRGLDYYTGIVFEAFAKRGLGAQNQICGGGSYRLTHLFGGEDIPSTGFAIGFDRIAEICEIQAEKKGGIVVASTPAMRVEAMLVAEMLRKEGLKVYADVMERNLRKQLSFANSINAEFAIIVGEDEYKAGEVVVKDLETGKQERVAIDSIASEIKRMSRASSL; encoded by the coding sequence ATGAAAGTAGAGAGACCCAGAGGGACGAGAGATTTTCTACCAGATGTGATGGAGAGGAGGAGGTCTATTGAGCGGATTATGAGGGAAACTGCTGAGAGATATGGGTACAGGGAGATATGTACACCGACATTCGAACACCTCGAACTCTTCACGATAAAAAGTGGAGAGGGGATAGTTGAGGAGATATATGCTTTTAAAGACAAATCTGGTAGGGACTTAGCTCTAAGGCCTGAGCTAACAGCCCCTGTCATGAGGGTGGTTGTCAACGAATGCTCGGTTATGCAGAGGCCAATGAGGTTCTACTACTTCTCCAACTGCTTCAGATATGAGAACCCGCAGAAAGGCAGATACAGGGAGTTCTGGCAGTTCGGGGTTGAGCTTGTTGGTTCAGGATCATATCTTGCGGATTTGGAGGTTATAGTCCTTGCGTATAACATTCTGAAGAATCTAAACATCGAGTTTGAACTCAGAATCGGGCATGTAGGGCTTATGAGGGAGCTATTCAAGGATCTGAGTGAGGAGAGGTACAGAAAGGTTATGAGGTTGATAGACAAGAACAACCTGGAGGAACTGGAAAAGCTCCAGCCAGATTATGCTGAAATGGTTAGGGAATTGATTGCTTTGAAGGGCAAGAGAGAGGTAATAGATCTTGCAAGAAGACTGGTCCCTGAATTCGATTTTGAACATCTGGAAAGATTATCTAACGCTTTGGATCTTCTGGGCATAGAATATAGCATAGACTTCAGCATCGTCAGGGGCTTGGATTACTATACCGGAATAGTCTTTGAGGCGTTCGCGAAGAGGGGATTGGGAGCTCAAAATCAGATCTGCGGTGGTGGAAGCTACCGCCTGACACATCTCTTTGGTGGGGAGGACATTCCATCAACCGGATTTGCGATAGGCTTCGACAGGATAGCGGAGATATGCGAGATTCAGGCTGAGAAGAAGGGAGGCATAGTTGTCGCCTCAACTCCCGCGATGAGGGTTGAGGCAATGCTGGTAGCAGAGATGCTTAGGAAGGAGGGCTTGAAGGTCTATGCTGATGTGATGGAGCGAAATCTCAGAAAGCAGCTGAGCTTTGCAAACTCCATTAATGCGGAGTTTGCCATCATCGTTGGAGAGGACGAGTACAAAGCTGGGGAGGTTGTTGTCAAAGATCTCGAAACCGGGAAGCAGGAAAGGGTGGCGATAGACAGCATCGCATCTGAAATCAAAAGAATGAGTCGAGCGTCATCTCTTTAA
- the trpA gene encoding tryptophan synthase subunit alpha, giving the protein MKLNKSIITFITAGDPSKKATINFLFAMEKYADILELGIPFSDPVADGEVIQRANYRALKHMRLQDVFYIVEEFREHSDKPLILMTYYNPVFRMGLEKFVSRAKEAGVDGLIVVDLPVDEADDLIKVSRKYGIGNVFLSAPNTSESRLKAIDEVSEFIYLVSTYGVTGERDKISKLAFESLSRIKRICNSPVAVGFGVSKEDHVRELFDAGADGVVMGSAIVRLIERYGEDAEDLIAKKLKAISAVKEKTK; this is encoded by the coding sequence ATGAAACTGAATAAGTCAATTATAACATTTATAACGGCTGGAGATCCGAGTAAAAAAGCAACGATCAACTTTCTGTTTGCAATGGAGAAATATGCAGACATTCTGGAGCTTGGCATTCCATTTAGCGATCCTGTGGCTGATGGCGAGGTGATTCAGAGGGCGAACTACAGAGCATTGAAGCACATGAGGCTGCAGGATGTCTTTTACATTGTTGAGGAATTCAGGGAGCATTCTGACAAACCTCTCATCCTGATGACATACTACAATCCTGTTTTCAGAATGGGTCTGGAAAAATTCGTTTCAAGAGCCAAGGAAGCTGGAGTTGATGGACTGATTGTTGTGGATCTGCCAGTCGATGAGGCAGATGATCTCATCAAAGTAAGCAGGAAATATGGGATTGGAAATGTGTTTCTTTCAGCTCCAAACACTTCTGAGAGCAGGTTAAAGGCTATAGATGAAGTTTCTGAGTTTATATATCTTGTCTCAACTTACGGTGTTACAGGTGAGAGGGATAAGATATCGAAGCTCGCATTTGAATCACTCAGCAGGATCAAAAGGATCTGCAACTCTCCAGTGGCTGTGGGGTTTGGAGTCTCGAAGGAGGATCATGTCAGGGAGCTTTTTGATGCCGGAGCCGATGGGGTTGTGATGGGGAGTGCGATCGTGAGGCTTATAGAGAGATATGGAGAGGATGCTGAGGATTTAATTGCAAAGAAGTTGAAAGCAATCTCAGCAGTTAAAGAAAAAACTAAGTAG
- a CDS encoding phosphoribosylanthranilate isomerase: MKVKICGIRSAGELDLVEKYADFTGVIVKSQSRRCISLEKAGELIDISSIPVFVVSTASFEVWNEIIRKLNPEFIQIHSEMPAEFVQEFRDMGLFIMKVFKVPLSVLDYIQFSEELVKKIESFPADLILLDSGNGSGKMHDLRVSREICRRVERKIMLAGGLNPQNVGYVVSFVNPYGVDVSSGVERDGKKDKSLIQNFLASLDDFEQEQEANTGLTGVV, translated from the coding sequence ATGAAAGTAAAAATTTGTGGAATAAGGAGTGCCGGGGAGCTTGATCTTGTGGAGAAGTACGCTGATTTTACCGGGGTTATAGTTAAAAGCCAGTCCAGAAGGTGTATCAGCCTTGAGAAGGCTGGAGAGCTAATAGATATCTCCTCAATCCCGGTGTTTGTTGTTTCCACAGCGAGCTTTGAAGTCTGGAACGAGATCATTCGAAAGCTGAACCCTGAATTCATCCAGATCCATTCGGAGATGCCAGCAGAATTCGTTCAGGAGTTCAGGGACATGGGACTTTTTATTATGAAGGTTTTTAAGGTTCCTTTATCTGTTTTGGATTACATCCAGTTTTCAGAGGAGCTTGTGAAAAAGATTGAATCCTTCCCAGCAGATCTGATACTGCTCGACAGCGGAAATGGAAGCGGGAAAATGCATGACCTGAGAGTTAGCAGGGAGATTTGCAGGAGGGTAGAACGAAAGATAATGCTTGCTGGAGGTCTGAATCCACAGAATGTGGGGTATGTGGTTAGCTTTGTCAATCCATATGGTGTGGATGTCTCCTCTGGAGTGGAACGGGATGGAAAAAAAGATAAGAGCCTTATACAGAATTTTTTAGCCAGTTTGGATGATTTTGAGCAAGAACAGGAAGCGAATACGGGTTTAACTGGGGTGGTTTAG